The sequence below is a genomic window from Pseudomonas cremoricolorata.
GCCGAACGGATCGACGGGCCGGTAATCGTCTTCGCCTTCGCAGCGGTAATCGACCAGTCGACCGCGTTTATCGTAACTGTAAGTCTCCTTGCGCAGCAGCCGATCACCTTCGCAGAGCGTCTTGGTCTCCATCGCATCGACCGCGTCGTAGGTCTGGTTCAGTGTCTGGACGCAGTCTGTGAAGTCGAAACGACGAAGCGTTTCGCGCTCGAACTCGTCATATTCCAAGGTCGTTTCCAGGCTGCGGCGGCTGCCGTCATCATCACAGGTCTCGGTGAAGATGCGCCGGGTGCGGCCCAGCTCATCGTACTCGAAGGTGCTCGCCACAGTACCCAGCGCGGTTTGCACCAGTTGTCCCAAGGGGTTGTAGTGGTAAGACTGAATGCTGCCTAACACATCGGTATAACTCAGCAAACGCCCTTGCAAGCTGTGCAGGTAATGCATGGTGTAGTCGGTGTCGCCTTGCCCACGCATTTCTTTGCGAAGCTGGCCAGTACTGAAGTATTCCCGCTCCAGAACCTCATCCTGCTCGACACAGCGAAGCAGTCGAGCGTTTTGCGGATCGTATTCATACTCGGCCTCTACACCTGAATCGATCAGTGCACGCTGCAGCGGCTCCTCGCCCAATTGCGGGAGATAGACGTACTTGATCGTGTTGCCGCGCGGGGTGATGACCTGCTGCGGTTGGCGCTGACCTTGAGCATAGAGGTAGGTACGCTCACGCCCCCCTGTGATCGACGTGACCATACGGTCCAAGCCATCGAATCCCTGCTCGCCCAGGACGCTATGGACGCCTTTGTCGACCACCTTGATCAATACAGGAAGATCATCCGGGCTATGGGGGGCATAGTCGCGGTGAACGACGGCGGCATCGGCGAGCGTGTGATCGCTCAAGCGGTCGAATTCGTCGTAGGTGAACGAGGTTTGCGCCCCGCGCCCGTCGACTTCCCGCGCCGTACGGCCGAAACCATCGTAAAAATACTGGTGCAAGCTGATACGTGGGACGTTGTCGTCCCAACTGAAGCGCTCGACCTGGCTGGGCTTGTCGAAACGGTTGAGCCAGGTGACGGTTTTCCCGGTTCGCAGTTGACCATCTGCCGAACTACGCCATTGGGTAAGGATGGGGCCGTTGGAGTCGACGGTGCCGATCGGATCGTTTTGCGTATAGCTACGAACGCCATCGGCGCCGATCTCGCAATACTGCTGCCCCCAACCGTCGTACTCGAAGGCGCGGCGCAATGGCAATTCACTCAGCGCCAGCCAGTCATGTTCGGTTTCTTCGGTCAGTCGACCCAGGGCGTCGTACGCTGCGGTATAGACAAGGCGTTGTGCCTGTCGGGCCTGCGCCGACAAGCCGTAGTCAGGGTCCTGACGGGTGCGACGGACCACGCGATTGAGCCCATCGACGTAGGTCCAGCTGGTGACGCCCTTGACGTCTTGTTCGACCTGCACGGCCTGGCTGCCATCAGTCGACAGATGATAACTGTAGTGACGCGTAGCCGTGTAGCGCTCATCGTTAGGGGAAACGGTTTCGCGGATGACCCGTCGCAGCTCGTCGTAGGCATAGGCGATCTGCACTTCATTATCGTCATGGTTGAGCAGTGGCAGGCCTGTCAGTACGCACGCTTGCAGGGTAGTGGTCTTCTGCGCATGACGCTGAGTGCCGTCAGCCTGCGCGGTATCGTGGTCGAACCCAGAGACCGTCATGCGTGTCTCGACCGCGGTACGCCCCTCGACCTGGACAAGGTCATACGCATATTCGCTGAGGGTGCGCAAGCCGCCAATGGTGCGCGCTTCGGACAGGCTACGGCCATAGCGCAGCGGATCGCTCACCTCATTCGCGTACTGGGTCTGGGTGTGCGTCAAGCACAGGTCGTCGCTGACCCGGATCAGCGATTGGCTGCTAAGCAGCAGCGTGCCACGCCCGCCATCCAGACCAGGCAGCGCCTCGTAGGTATAGTCGGTGCGTAGTGCTTCAGTGTCCCCCTCGCCCTCGCTCGACGGCATCAGACTGCGAGACTTCAACTGACGAACGAACCCCTCGGGATCGGCCGGACACCCCTCGCTGGGCTCTTTTGGATAGTAGCTCAACACCTCCTTGACACCGCTTGGCTCTACCTGCGCCACGAGGTTGCCATGGCGGTCGTAGTCGGTGCTGACTTGCTCGTCGCGGCGCAGGCCAGTGCCCGATTGGGTCCAGGCGGTGTTGGCCAGATGTGGTAGCTGGAAATGCTCAGGCTGATCTTTGAACGCAAGGTTGGGGACCTCATGGTAGGTCGTCGTGTTGCTCAGGATGCAACCCTCTTCGCGGGTGACCTCGGAGGTGGTCAGGTGGAAGCGGTTGAAGCTGCGCTCGATGGTCCGTGCCGGCTGTTCGTCGCGATACTGGGTTTCGGTCGAGCTGTAAACATAGCTTGTGCCGGTGAATGCATAGAGGTTGTCCAGGCCATTGTCCTGCCAACTGATGCCCGTTCCGTAACCGAGGAAATTGTTCGAGCTGAAGCTATAGCGGGTGTCTTGCACTGGCATGCCCTGGCCAGGCTCGAGTCGATGACGCTTGACGTAAGGCACAGACCTGCCCTGGCCGCCCGGCAGTTTATGACCTTGCTCCTCGTACTCGATGCGCTCGACCGCACCCACCGGCGTCTCGACGGTTTGCAGGCAACGCAGCGCACCGATGGGGCGGTAGGTGAAAGTCCAGCGTGCCCGATCCTGGCTGGGCAGAATGACTGCCGAAAGAGCATCGCCATCGCGCTCCAGGGAGTAGCTAGCGGACGCTGCCGAGTTCGGATTCAGGTGAATCAGCGCTCTGGCGTTGCTGCTGTAGTCGATATGCAGCAAGGTACGCGCCGGCGTACTTTCCTCAACCATGGTAGCCAGGCACGCAACGCCCTTGACGACCTCGTAGGTCAGGCGAATGCCATGCCCCGAGGGGGCCAATACCCGCACGGGCAGCGCCACCTTGTAGTCCGGGGCCTGAGGCTGAAGCAGCTCGACCAGGCCGGATTTGTGCGCGATGCGATAACACAGGGCTTGCTCGTCGCTGACGTTTTCGAACTTGAAACTTTCGATCTTGCGCTCAGGAATGACCGCCGCGTGGCCGGGGCCATTGTCGGAGACCCTGAACTGTTCGCCTGTGTGCAGAGCGAGCATGCCACTGGACGGCACGAACTGGGTCAGGTTCAGGCTCCAGCCGATGCCGAATCCCGAATCTTGTACGTTCAAGGGATTGAAGCCCAGACGCAGCGGCAGTTCAGGACCATTCAACTGGTTGGCGGGCAACTCTGGCAACTCGATGGCCAGGGTGTACTGCCCGGTTCGCGGGTCGACCCCGCCGGCGACGAAGCTGAGAAAGTTGAAGGCATTGGAATGCAAGTAGGAAGTGGTTGCCATGGTATCACTCACGCTTGTCAGGCAGCGCTGCGCCCCGGTGCGTATGGGGCGAGCGCCGGAGGGTTTACTGGAGATTGAGGGTCAGCGAATTTCGGCTGTCGGGGACATTGCCGAAGGTGACCTTGAGCCGGTGTCGGGAGCCATACGTATCGATCAGGGTGAACGACAAGGCTTTATCGAGTTCCAGTCGATAGTTATCGCCATCGCCATCCTGATATTGCCAATGGCTCAGGTTCGAGGTGCGTTCAAGACTCAGTAGCACGGTGCCTGCGGCGACACTCTCCTGCCCCTTGAAACGTCGATCCAGCCCATTCGATTTGACGCGATCTTCGAGCAACAGCAATTCCAGCGAAGCGCCATACTGCATCTCGCGCGAGGCGGGTGCTGCATCGGGATGGCGGCGCGGTTTGAAGGCATAGCCGGTATAGCTACAGTAGGTTTCGTTCTTGTTTTCGCTTTCCCAGCGAATCATCGCCGAGTTGTCCCACTCGATTCCGGCAAACCCGCCCTGCCCTCCGTACAGGGTCCAGTAATCCGTAGTCGAGTGCCAATAGTTGAAGGTATCCCCATTGGTATGATCGAAACCTTTAAGGCTCTCGACTCGTTTTGCCCGCAACACGTAGTTGCCCAGATCGACCTCCGGCGTTGGCACGCCTTCGAGCTCAAGCACCCCGCGCTCCTGATCCTTTATGTCCGAGTAATGCCAACCGTTTCGCTGGTCCTGAAACTTGGCCTTGAAGCGCCTGACCTCCGCCTCGGTCGAGCTGACATAGAAGGTCACCGTACGCCTGGCGTCGGCAGGTGCCACACTGGACTCGAACGGCGGAGCGCCAGAACCGGTGGGCAGGTAGTCATAGCGATTGCGTTGCTTGCTGACTGCCCAACTGTCGCGGTTGGCAGGCAAGTCCGGGTCCAGACCCTCTACGCCCATCGGCAGCACTGGAACTGGCGTACCGTCTTCGTACAGCAACACCAGCGTAGAAAGCTCAAGGTCGCTGACCGGGTCCCACACCGAACCCT
It includes:
- a CDS encoding RHS repeat protein, giving the protein MATTSYLHSNAFNFLSFVAGGVDPRTGQYTLAIELPELPANQLNGPELPLRLGFNPLNVQDSGFGIGWSLNLTQFVPSSGMLALHTGEQFRVSDNGPGHAAVIPERKIESFKFENVSDEQALCYRIAHKSGLVELLQPQAPDYKVALPVRVLAPSGHGIRLTYEVVKGVACLATMVEESTPARTLLHIDYSSNARALIHLNPNSAASASYSLERDGDALSAVILPSQDRARWTFTYRPIGALRCLQTVETPVGAVERIEYEEQGHKLPGGQGRSVPYVKRHRLEPGQGMPVQDTRYSFSSNNFLGYGTGISWQDNGLDNLYAFTGTSYVYSSTETQYRDEQPARTIERSFNRFHLTTSEVTREEGCILSNTTTYHEVPNLAFKDQPEHFQLPHLANTAWTQSGTGLRRDEQVSTDYDRHGNLVAQVEPSGVKEVLSYYPKEPSEGCPADPEGFVRQLKSRSLMPSSEGEGDTEALRTDYTYEALPGLDGGRGTLLLSSQSLIRVSDDLCLTHTQTQYANEVSDPLRYGRSLSEARTIGGLRTLSEYAYDLVQVEGRTAVETRMTVSGFDHDTAQADGTQRHAQKTTTLQACVLTGLPLLNHDDNEVQIAYAYDELRRVIRETVSPNDERYTATRHYSYHLSTDGSQAVQVEQDVKGVTSWTYVDGLNRVVRRTRQDPDYGLSAQARQAQRLVYTAAYDALGRLTEETEHDWLALSELPLRRAFEYDGWGQQYCEIGADGVRSYTQNDPIGTVDSNGPILTQWRSSADGQLRTGKTVTWLNRFDKPSQVERFSWDDNVPRISLHQYFYDGFGRTAREVDGRGAQTSFTYDEFDRLSDHTLADAAVVHRDYAPHSPDDLPVLIKVVDKGVHSVLGEQGFDGLDRMVTSITGGRERTYLYAQGQRQPQQVITPRGNTIKYVYLPQLGEEPLQRALIDSGVEAEYEYDPQNARLLRCVEQDEVLEREYFSTGQLRKEMRGQGDTDYTMHYLHSLQGRLLSYTDVLGSIQSYHYNPLGQLVQTALGTVASTFEYDELGRTRRIFTETCDDDGSRRSLETTLEYDEFERETLRRFDFTDCVQTLNQTYDAVDAMETKTLCEGDRLLRKETYSYDKRGRLVDYRCEGEDDYRPVDPFGKPIQGQRFTLDALDNITRVRTLFDGGTVDARYQFENADDPAQLTGIIINGLEAQPRVVALKYDADGNMTCDDQGRVLEYDALGRLVRVDDSSEARGATYGYDPLDRLATQVGLDLSADMHSRSVNP